A stretch of the Flavobacterium sp. 5 genome encodes the following:
- a CDS encoding response regulator transcription factor, with translation MIKVCLADNYPVVHFGIKSYFKDHSEISIVANVGNFAMVKDILLTKEIDVLVLDLELEGLSSIFEIKSVLKNFPKTKIIFYSGLSEQIYAPNAIKAGVSGFVHKTEKLETLGQSIIKVNQGKIIMNEAVMKNIALIAKQSKSERLYRKLSNREVEVLRYLSDGKKNHEIAEILSLNEKTISTYKLRLLTKLNVTNLVDLVNKAKTLEIV, from the coding sequence ATGATTAAAGTTTGTTTAGCAGATAACTATCCTGTAGTACATTTTGGAATAAAATCGTACTTCAAAGACCATTCAGAAATTTCAATCGTTGCAAACGTTGGGAATTTCGCAATGGTAAAAGACATCCTTCTTACCAAAGAAATAGATGTGCTTGTATTGGACTTAGAACTTGAAGGCTTATCAAGTATTTTCGAAATCAAATCGGTTTTGAAAAATTTTCCAAAAACAAAAATTATTTTTTACAGCGGGCTTTCAGAACAAATTTATGCTCCAAATGCTATTAAAGCAGGAGTTTCTGGATTTGTTCACAAAACCGAAAAACTGGAAACTTTGGGTCAATCGATCATCAAAGTGAACCAAGGTAAAATCATCATGAATGAAGCTGTCATGAAAAACATTGCTCTGATTGCAAAACAAAGCAAAAGTGAACGTTTGTACAGAAAACTTTCAAATCGTGAAGTTGAAGTATTGCGTTATTTAAGCGATGGTAAGAAAAACCACGAAATTGCTGAGATTTTATCGCTTAACGAAAAAACAATCAGTACTTACAAATTAAGATTGTTGACAAAATTAAACGTTACAAATCTTGTAGATTTAGTAAATAAAGCTAAAACTTTAGAGATCGTTTAA
- the nadE gene encoding NAD(+) synthase, with amino-acid sequence MTKKRTLQIEKVNTHIVEWLKSYAELSKVNGFVIGISGGVDSAVTSTLCAQTGLKVLCVEMPIHQAPSHVSRAKEHIEQLKNRFPNVTNSVADLTSVFETFKKEVPTTNNETAVNLSLANTRARLRMTTLYYFAGIHGLLVAGTGNKVEDFGVGFYTKYGDGGVDLSPIADLMKSEVYQLGAYLKIPDSILTASPTDGLFGDDRTDEDQLGASYDELEWAMEVTESKTDTNTFTERQKIVYEIYKKLNKNNQHKMNSIPVCIINC; translated from the coding sequence ATGACTAAAAAAAGAACGCTTCAAATCGAAAAAGTAAATACTCATATTGTCGAATGGCTAAAAAGTTATGCTGAACTTTCAAAAGTTAATGGATTTGTAATAGGAATATCCGGCGGTGTAGATTCAGCAGTAACCTCAACACTCTGTGCGCAAACAGGTTTAAAAGTTTTATGCGTCGAAATGCCAATTCATCAGGCTCCAAGTCATGTTTCAAGAGCAAAAGAGCATATTGAGCAATTAAAAAACAGATTTCCAAATGTAACAAATTCCGTTGCCGACCTAACCTCGGTTTTTGAAACCTTCAAAAAAGAAGTCCCAACAACTAATAATGAAACGGCAGTAAATTTATCGCTTGCTAATACCCGTGCGCGTTTACGTATGACTACTTTGTACTATTTTGCAGGCATCCATGGTTTATTAGTAGCTGGGACAGGAAATAAAGTAGAAGATTTCGGAGTTGGTTTCTATACTAAATATGGAGATGGCGGAGTTGATTTGAGCCCAATAGCTGATTTAATGAAATCCGAAGTATACCAATTAGGAGCTTATTTAAAAATTCCTGATTCTATATTAACAGCTTCTCCTACAGATGGATTATTTGGTGATGATCGAACAGATGAAGATCAATTAGGTGCAAGTTATGATGAATTAGAGTGGGCAATGGAGGTAACTGAATCAAAAACAGACACTAATACTTTCACAGAACGTCAAAAAATTGTTTACGAAATTTATAAAAAACTTAACAAAAACAACCAGCATAAAATGAATTCAATACCTGTTTGCATAATAAACTGTTAA
- the gldB gene encoding gliding motility lipoprotein GldB, with the protein MKLFLLPIVFCFLFWSCDQKSKVEKTIEEIPVNIKVERFDKAFFETSPKDLPKLKKQYPYFFSSKISDTVWLNKMNAPIWREVYTEVQKKYPTANGIKNEVEVLVKHMKYYFPKTKTPKVITLISDMDYSNKAIYADSLIIISLELYLGKEHKFYQFPKYLKQNFEERQMMPDVVTSFSLGKIAPPTEKNLLSQMIYFGKELYLKDILLPEYTDAEKMGYTPEQLVWCKENESYIWRYFIEKEMLFSDEQKLTSRFIDPSPFSKFYLEIDNDSPGRVGAWIGWQIVRSYMENNNVTVDQLLKTNAKEIFEQSKYKPKK; encoded by the coding sequence ATGAAATTATTTCTCTTACCTATTGTTTTTTGTTTTCTGTTTTGGTCCTGTGATCAAAAAAGTAAAGTTGAAAAAACTATAGAAGAAATACCAGTAAATATTAAGGTAGAACGTTTTGATAAAGCTTTTTTTGAAACATCTCCAAAGGATTTGCCTAAATTAAAAAAACAGTATCCTTATTTCTTTTCATCGAAGATTAGTGATACTGTTTGGTTGAATAAAATGAATGCTCCCATTTGGAGAGAAGTATATACTGAAGTTCAAAAAAAATATCCCACAGCAAATGGTATAAAAAATGAGGTAGAAGTTTTGGTAAAACACATGAAATATTATTTTCCAAAGACCAAAACACCTAAAGTAATTACGCTAATTTCGGATATGGATTATTCGAATAAAGCAATTTATGCTGATTCTTTGATAATTATTTCGTTGGAATTGTATTTAGGAAAAGAACATAAGTTTTATCAATTTCCTAAATATCTGAAACAAAATTTTGAAGAAAGGCAAATGATGCCAGACGTAGTAACTAGTTTTTCCTTAGGGAAAATTGCTCCTCCGACTGAAAAGAATTTGCTGTCTCAGATGATTTATTTTGGCAAAGAACTTTATTTAAAAGATATTTTACTTCCAGAATATACAGATGCTGAAAAAATGGGATACACGCCTGAGCAGTTAGTTTGGTGTAAGGAAAACGAGAGTTATATTTGGCGTTATTTTATTGAAAAAGAAATGCTTTTTAGTGATGAACAAAAACTGACTTCTAGATTTATCGATCCTTCACCGTTTTCTAAATTTTATTTAGAAATAGATAATGATTCTCCCGGAAGAGTGGGAGCATGGATAGGTTGGCAAATTGTCCGATCGTATATGGAGAATAATAATGTTACGGTAGACCAGTTATTGAAAACGAATGCCAAAGAAATTTTTGAACAATCAAAATACAAACCCAAGAAATAA
- the gldC gene encoding gliding motility protein GldC has protein sequence MSKNNTSEIKFLVELDENRVPEKLFWTAEEGGIALSESKAIMLNVWDHKTKESMRIDLWTKEMPVDEMKIFFHQTLVSMAETFKRATNDEKMSDTMLDFCDYFAEKLDLKK, from the coding sequence ATGTCAAAAAATAATACCTCAGAAATTAAATTCTTAGTCGAATTAGACGAAAATAGAGTTCCAGAAAAACTTTTTTGGACGGCAGAAGAAGGCGGAATAGCACTTTCAGAATCAAAAGCTATTATGCTTAATGTTTGGGATCATAAAACCAAAGAAAGCATGAGAATTGACTTGTGGACTAAAGAAATGCCAGTTGATGAAATGAAAATTTTCTTTCACCAAACATTAGTTTCAATGGCTGAAACTTTTAAAAGAGCTACGAATGATGAAAAGATGTCGGATACAATGCTTGACTTCTGTGATTATTTTGCTGAAAAACTTGATTTAAAGAAATAA